ttTCATCTATCTACCATCTGCCTCCTTTTGTCTTCTTCTCCAAGGCATCCATTTGTAGTGTGTTAAACTCATATCTTCTGGAAAACTGTTCTATGCATTAGTACTTTGTAGTAGATAGATGGTATTTTCTAAAGCATACTGGGTATTACACCATTTGCAGCCATTGTTTCCTGgtgaaagtggtgttgatcagCTAGTGGAAATTATAAAGGTGCACATCTATGGCTTTTTTGTGACTcgtagtttttcttttcattttatctgttttttaattttttttcacttcatTTTGCTTTATCATATCAGAAATTGGGAACTCCCACTAGGGAAGAAATCAAATGCATGAATCCAAAATATACAGAGTTCAAATTCCCTCAGATCAAAGCTCATCCATGGCATAAGGTGTGCTTATTGGATCGTCTTCTAATTATCCATATATGTTGTGCAGTAAAAGTGGATATCTAACTCAAGTTAcaatttttagatatttaacCGGAAAATACCTCCTGAAGCATTGGATCTTGTGTCAAGGCTGCTTCAGTATTCGCCAAACTTACGTTGCACCGCTGTAAGTATTTCACATTATGTATCATTGTTGTTTTCAGCTGCATATCCATTTTTTGTTTATTGACTTGAATCTTGATAGGGAACAACAGTTGTGTGATTATCCCCCAACCCACCTTTATGACCAAGTTGTAGCTTAAGCACTCTATTTCGAATGGTAGCAACAGACTGCAAGCCATCATAACGGATTAAAATAGTTTCATGTTCTTTTGCAAACTCTTACCTCCATCTTTACTTCCTGGTTTTCAGATTGAGGCTTGTGCACACCCTTTCTTTGATGATTTGAGAGACCCCACTGCATGTTTGCCTAACGGGCGAGCTCTACCTCCTCTATTCGATTTCACGGCTCAAGGTAAGCTAGGTGGGTTAATCGTTTTTGCATTTTATACCTGTTCTGACTTCTCAAATTACACATTTCAACTGCAGAATTGGCTGGTGCATCTCCCGAACTACGTCAACGTCTTATTCCGGAACACGCAAGGGCATAAGATCAAATGAGACCAGCATCTATAGTCAAACTGTAAATTGTTTTGGATGCTTAGTTGCCGCACCACCCTACCATCAAGCCAAGCACCCACAGGATATCCAAATTCCCTATAAATGGATATGCTGGTGATGAGATATAGAAGAACTGCTTTGCCAAACAGGTTTTTGAGTTCTTTTTCTCATTTGTACGGGCTTTGGCTGCCACATATAGTAGTTTATTATTAGCAATCATGATTCAAAAAgcctaaattttcaaaacagaaGATTTAGAACTTATTACATTGTATAATTTTCCTACTACTACAGAGATGCAAAGTGTCCATGTAAATCCACGCTTTGTTTTCCGGTGATTTTTTTCACTGTAGCTAATTTATGAactatatcaataataaattacTTCGTTACATTAAATAAACGCCGGTTTAGCGGCAAAAGATTTGTgttgatttgaaaataaaacattatatttataaGCACAAGAATGATCTCATGGAATCCTAGGATCACTTTGTCTACTGCACATttttattgagaaaaatgaGTTGGAAATTGAGATAATAAGGGCATAATATTGTTTTGGGAATTTCACAACTTGGCAAGGGGTGAATTATGGAAGGTAGCACGAGAAGTAAAGAGCAGTTTCCCAGTTTTCTTCATCTTGAATTCAATAGAAACTGCAGTTATATTCCTTCCACTTTTTACTACAGCTCCATCAACAATCAGCTCTGCCTGCATATTGAATGATGGTTTATGTACATCCCAAGGAAGACTGCAATCAAGCATGCAAAAGAACAAGACTAGATCATACAAAGCTAGTTATTTCCTGAGAAGTATTAATTACACTAAAAGTCTCCTCCTCCAAGCATCAATCAGGTTATTCTGTTTATCTAGCCATCAATTCCGATGTTACACGGAGTATATTAAAAACGCATTACGCACATCTATACCTATCTCATAAACTGCTTGGCTCTAACATGTCTCTTTAAACATCGTCAAATCCAAGGTATAAATGTAGTAGATACACACATGTATAAAATTGATCAATATGTTTCATGTTATCTAAACTGGTATCTAACGTCCAAACTTGATTGACGTAATTCTACAGAATTAGAGTTTTGGAAGTTACAAACCAATTTAGAATCTAACCTATATCAAAGGTAGAATTTGCCTAAGGCATAATGTTTAAATGAGAGGTCAAGGAAGATCATGCAAAGCAATTTGACAAAAGCAACCTATATCAATTCCACTTTGACTCCAAACCAGAGGTTCAACAAAAATCAACGTTCTATTAAAGACATTCTAGAACGACTTTGGTCTTCACTAGAGAATTAGGAGGAGATTTTTAACAATGGTATGAAAATTGAGCAAGGTCACGGTTGCAAGTTGCAATCTCCCCATGATTCCATGCATATAATCCTATCTTTTCCAGCCAAATCTTTCTCAACATAACTAAAAAGGGGAACAGAAACAGGTTCAAAACTGAGATAGAATCTGAAATTTGAATCAATACTATACTATAATTTGGGATTTAACCAAAAATGAGATATCAAAAATCCAAAAGAGCTCACATCTTTCGGAGCAGCAGAGAGATAAGACATCCCCAAATCAACAAGGAAAATTTCCTTATCCTCACCGACCACCGTCCTAGTCGTCGCAATCGCCACCCTTTCCGCTATCGCCGCAACGGCCCCTCCATGTAACCCACCAAAATAATTCTGCAACCCAAAACAAACTGAGAGGAATAATTGTTACAATAATTCAGATAAAAACGATAACAAGTTCAAAACAAAGAATTACGGCGACAGCGGGTGTGACGGTGGCGAAGCAGGTGACGTGGCCACGTCGGACAGTGTGGGTCTTGAGGGTGTTGCATAATAAATTGGAGTAGAAGTCTCTGGAACTGTAGTTTTCTACATTGGGATCGTGCATTCCTACCCTTTTCAAGAAACGCATAACTTGAGGCTCGTAGGGGTTAGCTCCGTCATCGGATTTGGTGGAGGTAGCAGCCCCACCAGGTGAAGTTGATGACGCTTGCAGCTCCCGGGAACCAGGAACTGTAGCTTTGGAAGAGGGGTTTGCCATATCTCTCTATCTCGATTTCAGTGTAGAATGACTGTAACCtcactattttccttttttttttccgtAAAAAGcctcaaattttttcaaaaaaaataattaaatccctaccttttctttttccaaccAATTGGctactttaattattaaaataaatcaaaaactattttaattgttaaCTTTAAGAGTTTCTATCCTcaatttttttcagttaaagtcaTTGGTATCACTGCATGACATGTTACAAAAAacgattaaaaataaaatttgataaaattattaaattttaataaataatatttaaaagttattaaaatcataaaattgaaaattttataaaaatcataaaaattaagaaatatgaaaagaaattataaaattttataaagtcgtaagaaaattataaaaattattgtgtCTCTCCAATACAACCAAGTCGATCATAATAGATCCAATGTTTCCTTAGTTGTGCTTACCTTTCTCCTCTACTTACATTCAATCTTTTCTTGTTGGCTTTGATTATCAAACCAATTTCAACCCAAACTTTAGAAATATTAGAAAAAGTGAACGTCCTTGTAGCTGTTGTTGCATTTTGTCATGCTATAGCATGCATCATTGATTCCTTGTGCTGCTTCCTTGTCAATATTTGTAATGATATATAGTGTACGTGTGTATCCAAAAATTATCTGATTTCATATGTTTGTAATGATCTTtagtgtgtgtatgtatgtatgtaacaCTCCCTTAGAAGCAACTCTCACAACAATTTCGGTGTAAAAAACTTCATCAACTTTTATCAAGTCATTCACTGATATAGTTCTTTCCTCTACTtgattttataatcttttataatatttttacaattttataaaaaattatatttttctatattactatatgttttatttttttactatttttataaaaaattacaatttctttataaattctttacaatattttatattttttatatttttaattttttctattttaataaattttgaatatttttctataaaatttattgatttttattttttatcattttatgcCACATGTCATGCCGTGTTGCAACACATAATAACTTTAACCGGAAAAAATTTTGGGGCCATTAATTTTAATGGTCAAAGGGCttttttttatgcaatttgacaatttaattacctaattgagtgcaaaaaaaataaGGGGGCTTAATTGGTTTTCTTGAAAAAGTTTAAGGGCTTTTTTACACCCTTAAACCTTTTGTTTAAGGGCAAgtagaatataattaaaatataaatataagtacAAGTAAtcaaaagtattaaattattataaacggACTATTTGAGTAATTACAATGCAGAATCAAATTATTACATCAGAAGCAGACTAAGAATTGATACAATCTAAACTGAAGCCAATAAATTGACTGAATTAAAACTCGCTTATGACAACCGCACATGATTGGACTTGGAGGCCTACCTATATAATTACGTATGATAAGTCTCAAACTTGGATACTCAGGATCCAAGGCTTCCACTTTTGCCAACTGAAATCTAATTCTTTACTCTAaattcttttatgaaatatGTCGGTAAAAGTATCGTGGTGGCTATTTATTAGAAATATATTtgcaattttgttttatttacttaaaatagatcaattaattcatttacattagatcaaatagataaattactattttgttaaagtttcatctatttttataattagcgATGACATGATTGATGAGTAAGTATACAACAACACTTGATGTGTCACATGTACATTATACTAATGTGACATTTTAtcacatcatcaaatatttaaaataaataatcctaaaaataaataattttttaataatctctatatatacataagcacaagtttgggaaaaaaattttaattggcaataatatttttaatgatcatttaattactaaattgatattaaataaataatttttctataaataatggagtttttattcatttgaacTATTTCATTAagaataatagataaaatatcatataaCTAATGTAACACCCAATTATTGCCCGGTCCAGTAAAATAGAAACAGTCCATAGTGTCCGATTACAAACGGGCTACAAGGCCCAGACCAAAACAAAGCGGTGGCCCAAATTACAATGGCCCAAAACGgatgaaaccctagggtttctaatctTCAACAGCGCCGCAAGCCAAGCCTCGCCCCCGAATCTCCGTGATCTTCACCTGCAAGGAAACCAACAACATATGGAAAGAAAATCATGGATTTGCGAATCAAAGATATAACcagatttttttttcagattttttttttctttctttggtttattattatcatGGCTATAAGAGGCCATCGAACATACTGTAATGGCGGATgggaaatcaataaaaaaaaaggcaCAATTTTTACAACACAAACAGTGAAACAAACGAAATCTAAGGTtgttttctattctattttattttttatttatttattttttatatactattataaatcaaaataaaggaGAGAAACAACCTTTTCTCTTTGGAAACGCCGTACGACGGCCGAGGGAGTCACCCCCGAGGATCGGTGGCCAGAAACCGAAAGGCTTCGTGTTGTTTTGGAACCTCCTTGCTGGCGTTTTGAAGGATTTAAGCCCGGATTTGGGCATAAGGGTGTCGAGAAGGCTAAAAGGGAGATTTTCCCTTTTCTCGGCCAACGCAGATGGTGGTGCTGGCGCCGGAGATCGGCGGCCGGCGCGGTGGCCGACGAAGGGCCAATGACCGACTGATGGCCGGAGAAACGAGAGGCTGGGAGCGTTTTAAAAAAaggatttggtttttttttttggaaatgttttaaaatgaatttttttggagGAAGGGAGGCTTATATACGGTACCAAAACGGTGCCATTTTGGAAAGCCTCCAGACGCACAAAAACTTCGTCGTTTTGAGTACCCGACCCGAATCCGATCCGATCCACTTTAGGGtccgcgtgtttttatgcggaggggcaaattgcaCTTTTgacccctccgccttttaatatattcccaattaggtttttttattattttaaattcagcctttaatttattttaaatttcaatctaatccagttgaacggcgccgttttagaggagaaggtaAAATtacccttccagcccctctatgtaattcgtgcgttcaatttagtcttccagactttatttatttgtggaTTTACCCCGGAATTTTACTTGcgattcaatttagtttttttttcatatttctctttaaattaatatttttaataatgtatttttttattttataattttcataagtaattatcattattttatatatataggttttatgtatgtatttatacctttgaaaaaactaatatttttcgtATATTGTATatacacatgtttaatttatttaattaattttgatattattttaattgtttttaacttatgtatttttatgtgtacatgtatatttttttgttgtttatcatttgcttattaatttatgtttgcatatttttattattatcttgcctatttatttgatatcttttgcatgtcattattttatattcatttgtttatattatttctatgctattgttgtatttgttatcacgatatttgcacatataatataacgttacatcatcttttactcaaatttaaaaatagaaaattttcaaaattgagataatgctcgtatttaggattttcaaggaaattgagccctaacgtattgggttccgattttcttcattaaatctaacaatcgagcgtttctctttaatcaaaaaaataagaactcattattgggaattcaacacgttgtgtcctaatgtattggatgtgacgcgttgatttctcgaaatgaacatttttaaaaaaataataaaggaaatattccgagtttgagattctagaggaattgtaccctaacgtattgggccgggatttcttaaatcttaaataaatggatattcctttaaattttttttgcactagtattttgccctaattcatttttggggaaaattagaatgtcgtgccctaacgtattgggtggggtattttctttctctgaaatgataagggtcttaatacgtaacgttttaagttttttgctaaggattacgtttttcaaattttccacattaagacattaattatttaactaggtaccaatttttgggcgtaatgagggtgctaatccttcttcATACGTAACAGACTCCCGGacctgtttttctaaaatttgtagaccaaagtcattttttagGTGActcaatcacaccttaataaaagattggtggcgactctcaattttcattttttaaagtcgacaaccaaaatttttgttttcaaaaaaacggtttcgacagcttggcgactccactggggatacATACGaaagtcgagccacaaagttgattaatttttgtcttattgtcgagaaaataattttttttaaaaaactcatgACATCCTTTCGTATTCATTATCTTATTACTTAAATATTGTTTGtattatacatttcatgagttgaacaattttacccttttaagtgggagtgagaagctatgccttcgtgaggttttcacctccgtgtagggtagtggattgcttccgggatacatccgtacctatgtcttcgtgagattttcatctccgtgcagccatagggaaatgtattcccctgaaccaaactcgatccatatgagcctataatgggtgaggattgagaaatctgctggttcgggtacctttaccctagaagccaaacttcatataatgaaccttaggaatccactctaggtagaactatactaaaccctagtagatatccaaTTAGGAATTTTACTATTCCTTGATTATATCTAATGTTTTATGAGATACTgactttttatgttttatgagaTACTgactttttatgttttatcttgattgcatgacatgacatttcatttcatcataaaaggcgtcagtCTATATTCAGTTGTTAGATAGAAGGCTTATCATGGAAagagggtttcttgataaagtggaggacaatgcggctgtccgaacttggtctaaaacaacgcagcaagaaaagggtgataatTTGGCTGACGGGCATGTATCGGAGTTATGGGACTTTACGCAtatcagtgtaactcaaaataatttgcaagaattgaaggaaatctggggtCAGTGGAGTGATGAGGTTAGACAGctcttttataataattatggggatcttccttatttgcttgatgtgaaggtagacaagcgtTTGTTTCAAGCCCTCGCCCAATtctggaatcctgcttacagctgCTTTACGTTTGGGAAGGttgatttggtgcctacgatagagGAGTATATGGCTTTACTCTgttgttcaaagtttcaagtggacagggtctattcgagagcggtaaatgtgccaaccttttcaaagaagctgatgagtgtaacaggaatgagtgagcagtgggttgtcgcacgaattaagcaaaaaggggatagtaagtgcgttccttggagaggcttgaaagatgcaattctcacacacccagatgtaaggaaaaggttagatgtttttgctttaagtatatacggCTTGGTTTTCTTCCCTAAAGCCTTGGGGTATGTGGATGAAGCAGTCACTGATTTATTCGACCGGCTCGATAAGAAGGTTACACCGATTCcagcaattttggcagaaactttcAGGTCATTAAGTGCATGCCGGAAGACGGGCGAaggtagatttattggatgtgcacaacttctactcgcatggtttgtaacacccataacctgtatccgtcgccgaaataaggttacaaggcattaccatATAAAACATGGCTCAAAATAGTCATATTACACATGCTTTAAAATCCCATCATTCGAAACATATATACCTCTTACTCATatcattcaaaatcaaattataagatGACTCATCACATTACAAATTCCATGTACATACATTAAGACATCCAAGCATATTTTACTTCTTAAGCTgaatatcaaatatatcaattcaTACTTCTATTCATGTGCATAAAATCAAACAATCCATATCGCTTGGCTTATTGTCCATTAGAAAATGCAACATAATCAATTTCACCAAATAGTCAAGTTTAGCATATAAACATATTATCCACTAATGCATTTAACCTTATCAACTATGCaccacttttctttcttttcttttttttaactcaaCTAATAAGTCATACATGCCTAACTTCCCATTTAAGTACAAAACATGTGTATGCTTTGCCATTCATCTTATCTTCTATTTGGCTAGCAAACTAACCATACAATTTACACTCAATTCGCATGCTAATTATTAAgcctaaaatacatataaaaccaATACATACTTTATTCACTTGACTAACATTAGCCATTTTCCAAGTACTTTAGCCATTCAAAACATGCCGATTCCATACAGTAtaaatcatatcaaaatttcatatacacaCCCAACGCAAATATTTCATACTTACAATAATAAGTCAATTACCATAATCGATCATACCACTATGTATACATATAACACATTTTGTAATTCAAGCATTAAAACCATTAGTCCTTTACATATCGAATTATCAAATAACTTATCAAagacacacatatatatatcattacgtcttatcaaattcatataccaagcatccCCCACGCCTTTACTATgaccaaaattacttaaacCTTGGATCATTAGCATtagatcaagccattttcgcatggctaaatatatatacaaaactaaattaaaactaacctatacatgccacataaccaaaaacTCAAAGTTTTAATTTACCGAAGCCATAACCGGATAGTGTGATCACGACTCCAACATCTTCTAACCCGAGCAAGTCTTTAGAACtctaaaaacataagaaaaacaCACAGAGTAAGCTATtacagcttagtaagtcataagcaaatagataacttaacaacatttaattagttacaacaaaatcaaatcatgttttcaatattcatatacatTTCCATAATCGAAAAATACATTTATCAAACACGTACTATacatcaaatccatatttaaccAAATACACATAAGTTTAACATTTGgccgaatgtatatatatatatatatatatatccaacaatttcatgacaacaaatatatgtacatactcaCTAATCACAAAGATCCGAacgtttatatgctcatcaaatacattgaaacaaatgttcatatatttatccattacatataaccaaaatcatatatatatatatatacccaatgcatataatcacttaatttaaacagattcactGGCACTTcacctgctaggcttatagcctgattcagttcACCGACACTTAgtctgctaggcttatagcctgattcagttcaccggcacttagcctgctaggtttatagcctgattcagttcaccggcacttagcctgctaggcttatagcctgattcaattcaccggcacttagcctgctagacgtaaagtccgAAACATTTCACCGGCAATTAATCTGATTGGTACtaagctttaaaaaaaatctaaattcacagaagttgtatctcatatttgtatatagaatccacataaaattcagctcaataatttataaactatatCTTTAAATAACATAGATGTATAAAGTTCAAACATCAATTCCactcaataatttaattatacatccaaacctatatatataacacTTAATGCATTAATCTACTACTAATATCATATATTCGATCATCTTTTAATAATccaactaataatttcatactttcaaTGCTATTCAAGAACTTTACATGAATATATACTTGTATATTAGCATAATCGAACCTCATGTAACCTTGTATAATTGTCATACCTAAATTCACTATAAAATCATATACGTGTATGTATACGatcattcaaatataatatatatataattaccaactcacatatacaaatataagttacatatcttaatcaaatctaagagtttatacatatatatatatttatatacatatattcggacctaatatacatatatatgtatatatcataCTTACCTTGGATTAAAACCAagattttatacatatacaacattcataCTTCCACTAAATtcaaaaactatatatatatgtatatatattcgatcattatgtatataattataaatatatatatatatacatattaaatacCTTTATCTAAATTCAAGGTTTATTCAtgctattacatatattttgaaTCTATCATATACAAGTATAATTTCTTACCTAATTTCATTACAAtagattttcatatatatacatgcctaTCCTAATCTCACCtttacttatataaaatttaaacctataATTTAACTCATGATACAagattatacttgtatattcaaactatcaaatacttatataaaatttatacttatacttcaaattataaacatttaattacagCTCATCAAGTACACAATcgatatacatgtataaatattgatttattaacttttaaattgctaatagacttacctcggatatcgacggaCATAGTCGACTACTTTCGActttcctcgatctaattccgttttcttctgttcttgatctaaataagttcaaatttaactaatttaaccacatattcatttaattaaatccaaaaacacataaatgggcaaattatacttttgcccctaacatttcacatttttcacaaattagaccctatttcacaaaaatacaaaataaacaaactttCCTTGCACAATAGCTTGGCCGAATATGCACTAAGCTCATATAAATCAatgcatgtcatttatttcacatttttgtccctcaatttattatttttgcaatttagccttaattactcaaaaacatcaaaaattcaatttcaacatatatatatccatttcatatttttttttctatcattaaacaacaaaattacaagctttcaacaatggcaaaacacaaaatcatcatcaaattcaaaaatttaagcatGGGTCGAGTAGTATTCgaaacaacgatctcaaaaacataaaaatcatcaaaaatcgaAACCGAAACATACCTTAATTTGCTTGAGCAAGGGCCGAACACCTAGCTTGGTTTTATtactttctttctcttttcattcgGCATAGAGATAATGAATATGGCCActttcttatgttttgtttttattataataacattataatatataaattattattattataacctttataaataatataaaatctatatattttaaacataatgccgtccactatcttttcaatggtcaaattgcaacataaaaccCCCATAATTAAAGAACAACCACTATTCGGCCCTTTTTGAAataaccactaaatttttattttacataatttaatccttttatttaatcggacgctcaaacgacaaaattaaagcacgaaattttcacacaagtaaattcatacataataaacatagaaaataattttaaaatatttttctaactcggattcatggtctcgaaaccactattccgactagggtcaaaatcgggctgttacatggtttcatagtcacttttggaaggtggataaagtttcgtatcgggttttctctga
The Gossypium raimondii isolate GPD5lz chromosome 8, ASM2569854v1, whole genome shotgun sequence DNA segment above includes these coding regions:
- the LOC105791585 gene encoding uncharacterized protein LOC105791585 isoform X3: MANPSSKATVPGSRELQASSTSPGGAATSTKSDDGANPYEPQVMRFLKRVGMHDPNVENYSSRDFYSNLLCNTLKTHTVRRGHVTCFATVTPAVANYFGGLHGGAVAAIAERVAIATTRTVVGEDKEIFLVDLGMSYLSAAPKDSSLGCT
- the LOC105791585 gene encoding uncharacterized protein LOC105791585 isoform X2, with product MANPSSKATVPGSRELQASSTSPGGAATSTKSDDGANPYEPQVMRFLKRVGMHDPNVENYSSRDFYSNLLCNTLKTHTVRRGHVTCFATVTPAVANYFGGLHGGAVAAIAERVAIATTRTVVGEDKEIFLVDLGMSYLSAAPKDPKPVQMRKRTQKPVWQSSSSISHHQHIHL
- the LOC105791585 gene encoding uncharacterized protein LOC105791585 isoform X1, which encodes MANPSSKATVPGSRELQASSTSPGGAATSTKSDDGANPYEPQVMRFLKRVGMHDPNVENYSSRDFYSNLLCNTLKTHTVRRGHVTCFATVTPAVANYFGGLHGGAVAAIAERVAIATTRTVVGEDKEIFLVDLGMSYLSAAPKDAELIVDGAVVKSGRNITAVSIEFKMKKTGKLLFTSRATFHNSPLAKL